One Apostichopus japonicus isolate 1M-3 chromosome 14, ASM3797524v1, whole genome shotgun sequence genomic window carries:
- the LOC139980093 gene encoding lengsin-like gives MEHVALLKVQAVRVDIYNTTYMSELIDMDNAPGDYGNPSQTFSGEGRNGVLIYGGLLAKDPQAALVPGTGYYEEINFGDLEYHADLSTFRTVPWVPETARVLIYPKYRGKLVNGYPRNVADRLLGVLKSEGYSLYSSHEHEFFVVDAVTKQPITDGIKFLATIRLAKNRDFLSQIAKQLPLMGVDLESFETENAPGQYEITYKPAFGLQAADNAFTYKNGIKEIAQQHGYLASFTTKPYADHVGASAHLNHSLWDEHGKRNLMFDASSPNGLSKIARHWIAGLLYHAPAITVLHSPTVNCITRIREREFAPANATWAVDNRSTAFRIKSNGTAGGTYVENRLGSSGGCPYTSVAATVAAGLDGIKNEYELPPYF, from the exons ATGGAACATGTAGCATTGCTAAAAGTGCAGGCTGTAAGGGTAGACATCTACAATACAACATACATGAGCGAATTAATAGATATGGACAATGCACCGGGAGATTACG GAAATCCCAGCCAGACATTTTCTGGAGAAGGTCGAAATGGAGTCCTCATTTACGGTGGGCTTTTAGCAAAAGATCCACAAGCTGCACTGGTTCCAGGAACTGGTTACTATGAAGAAATTAACTTCGGTGACTTGGAGTACCATGCAGATTTGTCTACCTTTCGCACTGTACCTTGGGTACCAGAGACAGCTCGAGTTCTCATCTATCCCAAATATCGAGGGAAACTTGTAAATGGCTACCCGCGCAATGTTGCTGACAGACTCCTCGGAGTGTTAAAATCGGAAGGGTACTCTCTCTACTCGAGCCACGAACATGAGTTCTTTGTCGTGGATGCTGTAACAAAGCAACCAATCACCGACGGTATCAAATTTCTTGCCACCATAAGACTTGCCAAAAATCGCGATTTCCTTTCTCAGATTGCAAAACAACTACCTCTGATGGGAGTAGACTTAGAATCGTTCGAGACCGAAAATGCTCCCGGACAATATGAAATTACCTACAAGCCAGCATTTGGTTTGCAGGCTGCAGACAATGCGTTTACTTACAAGAACGGGATCAAAGAAATTGCTCAACAACATGGATATCTTGCAAGTTTTACCACAAAGCCTTACGCCGATCATGTCGGTGCCTCTGCCCATCTCAACCATTCTCTTTGGGACGAACATGGTAAGAGAAACCTTATGTTTGATGCCAGCTCACCCAATGGGTTATCAAAGATAGCAAGGCACTGGATTGCGGGTTTGTTGTACCACGCTCCTGCAATCACGGTCCTACACTCACCGACCGTCAATTGCATAACGCGTATAAGAGAACGCGAATTCGCACCAGCTAACGCCACATGGGCTGTCGATAACCGGTCTACTGCCTTCCGTATTAAATCCAATGGTACTGCAGGCGGCACTTACGTGGAGAATCGGTTGGGGTCCTCGGGCGGATGCCCGTACACAAGCGTGGCTGCCACAGTAGCAGCGGGTCTGGACGGCATCAAGAATGAATACGAGCTTCCACCCTATTTTTGA